A single window of Prochlorococcus marinus XMU1410 DNA harbors:
- the gyrB gene encoding DNA topoisomerase (ATP-hydrolyzing) subunit B — MSEDKRSNKISNDYGAEQIQVLEGLEPVRKRPGMYIGSTGPKGLHHLVYEVVDNSVDEALAGHCDLIEIVLRADGSALISDNGRGIPTDIHPRTGKSALETVLTVLHAGGKFGSGGYKVSGGLHGVGISVVNALSEWVDVTVYRDGSEFNQRFEKGISRGELQTKKQTDKPSKKGTTICFKPDKEIFSGGIEFEYALLSSRLRELAYLNGGVKIVFRDERNQLSDGSFKEEIYLYQGGIKEYVAYMNAEKESIHPEIIYVDSQKENVYVEAALQWCSDVYSDNILGFANNIRTIDGGTHIEGLKTVLTRTFNNLAKKRGKRKDIEKNLAGENIREGLTVVLSVKVPDPEFEGQTKTKLGNTEVRGIVDSLIGEALTKYMEFNPGILDLILEKAIQSFNAAEAARRARELVRRKSVLESSTLPGKLADCSSRDPSESEIYIVEGDSAGGSAKQGRDRNFQAILPLRGKILNIEKTDDTKIYKNTEIQSLITALGLGIKGEEFDESSLRYHRVVIMTDADVDGAHIRTLLLTFFYRYQRELVEKGFIYIACPPLYKVERGKNHNYCYNENQLKDTIQGFGENANYNIQRFKGLGEMMPKQLWDTTMNPQTRMMKRVEIEDALEADRIFNILMGDKVAPRREFIETHSSNLDMATLDI; from the coding sequence ATGAGTGAGGACAAAAGATCTAATAAAATCTCAAATGATTATGGCGCGGAACAGATTCAGGTTTTAGAAGGGTTAGAACCAGTTCGTAAACGCCCTGGTATGTACATAGGTTCTACAGGGCCTAAAGGATTACATCACTTAGTTTATGAGGTAGTTGATAACTCCGTTGATGAAGCACTTGCAGGACATTGTGATCTCATAGAAATAGTTCTTAGAGCAGATGGTTCTGCTTTAATTTCTGATAATGGACGAGGCATTCCAACAGATATTCATCCAAGGACAGGGAAAAGTGCCTTAGAAACTGTACTAACTGTTCTTCATGCAGGAGGTAAATTTGGTAGTGGTGGTTATAAAGTTTCAGGTGGTTTGCATGGAGTAGGAATATCTGTAGTTAACGCTCTAAGCGAATGGGTCGATGTGACTGTTTATAGGGATGGTAGCGAATTTAATCAAAGATTTGAAAAAGGTATATCAAGGGGTGAATTGCAAACTAAAAAGCAGACTGACAAACCATCTAAGAAAGGTACAACGATTTGCTTCAAGCCCGATAAAGAGATTTTTTCTGGAGGAATTGAATTTGAATATGCTCTTCTTTCATCTAGATTAAGAGAACTAGCTTATCTTAACGGCGGAGTAAAAATTGTTTTTAGAGATGAAAGAAATCAATTATCAGATGGTTCTTTTAAAGAAGAAATTTATTTGTATCAAGGAGGTATTAAAGAATATGTTGCATATATGAATGCTGAAAAAGAGTCTATTCATCCTGAAATAATTTATGTTGACTCACAGAAAGAAAATGTATATGTAGAAGCAGCTTTGCAATGGTGTTCAGATGTATATTCAGATAATATTTTAGGATTTGCAAATAATATTAGAACTATTGATGGAGGAACTCATATAGAAGGGCTAAAAACTGTATTGACAAGAACTTTCAATAATCTTGCAAAAAAGAGAGGTAAAAGAAAAGATATTGAAAAAAATTTAGCTGGCGAAAATATTAGAGAGGGTCTGACTGTTGTTCTATCGGTAAAAGTTCCAGATCCCGAATTTGAAGGGCAAACAAAAACAAAATTAGGAAATACAGAAGTAAGAGGAATTGTCGATTCTCTTATTGGTGAGGCTCTCACAAAATATATGGAATTCAATCCAGGAATTTTGGACCTGATTCTTGAAAAAGCAATTCAATCATTTAACGCGGCAGAAGCTGCGAGAAGGGCTAGAGAATTAGTAAGAAGAAAAAGTGTTCTAGAAAGTTCTACTTTGCCAGGTAAATTAGCAGATTGTAGTTCTAGAGATCCTTCAGAATCAGAAATTTATATAGTTGAAGGTGATTCGGCTGGAGGTTCCGCAAAACAAGGACGAGATAGAAATTTTCAGGCTATTTTGCCTCTCAGGGGTAAAATTCTTAATATTGAAAAAACAGATGATACTAAAATTTATAAAAATACAGAAATACAGTCATTAATAACAGCTCTAGGATTAGGAATAAAAGGAGAGGAGTTCGACGAGAGCTCTTTGAGATACCATAGAGTTGTCATTATGACGGATGCTGATGTTGACGGTGCTCATATAAGAACTTTATTATTGACATTTTTTTATAGATACCAGAGAGAACTTGTTGAGAAAGGTTTTATATATATTGCTTGTCCCCCTCTATATAAAGTTGAAAGAGGTAAAAATCATAATTACTGTTATAACGAGAATCAATTAAAGGATACAATTCAAGGTTTCGGAGAAAATGCAAATTATAATATCCAAAGATTTAAGGGATTAGGTGAGATGATGCCAAAACAACTATGGGATACAACTATGAATCCTCAAACGAGGATGATGAAAAGGGTTGAAATAGAAGATGCACTTGAAGCTGACAGAATATTCAATATATTAATGGGGGATAAAGTTGCACCAAGAAGAGAATTTATTGAAACTCATAGTAGCAACTTAGATATGGCAACTTTAGATATATGA
- the miaA gene encoding tRNA (adenosine(37)-N6)-dimethylallyltransferase MiaA → MSLYPPKVIILIGPTASGKTELAIEIAEYFKTRIHNIDSRQIYKSMDIGTAKPSKNQQKKIKHFLIDIEEPIHQINVKQFQEIAQRSIKKEIKHNNLPFLVGGSGLYMNSITKGFFVPDVPPQNNLRRQLEELGQTKCWELLKNCDPLSTEKINFADHIRTIRALEVFYVTGKPLSILKVQKPPEWRILELGLDRDNLKERILQRTRNMFSSGIIEETRHLISKYGFELPILETIGYREAKDVLSNNSTIDKAIEVTTKKTIQFAKRQKTWFRNKNDPLWLNNKNLLKDAIIKIESFLS, encoded by the coding sequence ATGTCTTTATATCCACCTAAAGTAATAATTTTAATTGGACCTACTGCAAGTGGCAAAACAGAATTAGCTATCGAAATAGCAGAATATTTTAAAACTCGTATTCACAATATCGATTCAAGGCAAATTTATAAGTCTATGGATATTGGAACAGCCAAGCCATCTAAAAACCAACAAAAAAAGATAAAGCATTTTTTAATAGACATTGAGGAGCCAATCCATCAAATTAATGTAAAACAATTTCAGGAAATTGCTCAAAGATCAATAAAAAAAGAAATTAAACACAATAATTTACCTTTTCTTGTTGGAGGAAGTGGGTTGTATATGAACTCAATCACAAAAGGTTTTTTTGTACCAGATGTACCTCCTCAAAATAATTTGAGAAGACAATTAGAAGAACTTGGTCAAACAAAATGTTGGGAACTTTTAAAAAATTGTGATCCATTATCAACTGAAAAAATTAATTTTGCTGATCACATTAGAACAATAAGAGCTTTAGAAGTCTTCTATGTAACAGGTAAACCTTTATCAATTCTGAAAGTTCAAAAACCGCCTGAATGGAGAATACTAGAGCTTGGATTAGATAGAGATAATTTAAAAGAAAGAATTTTACAAAGAACAAGAAATATGTTTTCTTCTGGAATTATTGAGGAGACGAGACACCTTATCTCTAAATACGGATTTGAGTTGCCAATATTAGAAACTATTGGTTATCGAGAAGCTAAGGATGTTTTAAGTAACAATTCAACAATAGACAAAGCGATCGAGGTAACTACGAAAAAAACAATCCAATTTGCCAAAAGACAAAAAACTTGGTTTCGTAATAAAAATGATCCTCTTTGGCTTAATAACAAAAACCTGCTAAAAGATGCAATAATTAAGATAGAGTCTTTTTTAAGCTAA
- a CDS encoding GntR family transcriptional regulator, producing the protein MRFHIQQESDIPASTQLYNQICFAIAARHYPPGHRLPSTRQLAMQTGLHRNTISKVYRQLEIDGVVEAIAGSGIYVRDNLTKREFKKSFYSKNKISNAPDQEAKKVIDNLISLGCTLQETREILTNEIDWRIKCGSRIIVSTPREDIGASMLIAEDLSTTVNVPVEVVPMEELEKVLSNSNNGTIVTSRYFLQPLEKVAKQHGVRAIAVDLSDFQKELKILKELNAGSCVGIVSISPGLLRAAEVIIHSMRGSELMLMTAISDNNSRLLSLLKASNHIVCDGPSLSVVENTLLRNRSQLMRLPQIICAKNYLSIETINQLKKEIGVIN; encoded by the coding sequence GTGAGATTCCATATCCAACAAGAAAGTGATATCCCGGCATCTACTCAACTATATAATCAAATTTGTTTTGCAATTGCAGCAAGACATTATCCTCCAGGACACAGACTTCCGAGTACGAGACAGCTAGCAATGCAGACTGGACTACATCGAAATACTATCAGCAAAGTTTACAGGCAACTGGAAATAGATGGAGTTGTTGAAGCAATAGCTGGATCAGGTATCTATGTAAGAGATAATCTTACTAAAAGAGAATTTAAGAAATCCTTTTACTCAAAAAATAAAATAAGTAACGCACCAGATCAAGAAGCAAAGAAAGTAATTGACAACTTGATAAGTCTTGGATGCACTTTACAAGAGACTAGAGAAATATTGACCAATGAAATTGATTGGCGTATTAAGTGCGGATCAAGAATCATAGTCAGTACTCCTAGAGAGGATATTGGGGCTTCAATGTTAATAGCAGAAGACCTTTCTACAACAGTTAATGTTCCAGTAGAGGTTGTTCCAATGGAAGAATTAGAAAAAGTTTTGAGTAATTCAAATAATGGTACGATTGTCACAAGCAGATATTTTTTACAGCCTCTAGAAAAAGTTGCTAAGCAACATGGAGTTCGCGCTATTGCAGTTGACTTGAGCGACTTTCAAAAAGAATTAAAAATTCTCAAGGAGTTAAATGCTGGAAGTTGTGTAGGTATTGTTAGTATAAGCCCTGGTTTATTAAGAGCAGCAGAAGTTATTATACACAGCATGCGTGGTAGTGAATTAATGCTTATGACGGCAATTTCAGACAATAACAGTAGATTACTCTCACTTTTGAAGGCTTCGAACCATATAGTGTGTGATGGACCTAGTTTATCAGTTGTAGAAAACACATTATTAAGAAATCGTTCTCAGTTGATGAGATTACCTCAAATAATATGTGCTAAAAATTATTTAAGTATCGAAACAATAAATCAATTAAAAAAAGAAATAGGAGTTATTAATTAG
- the infC gene encoding translation initiation factor IF-3: MPPRPRFDRRAPVRELPNINERIKYPQLRVVDSDGKQLGVIDRLKALEIASQRELDLVLVSEKANPPVCRIMDYGKYKFEQEKKAKEARKKSHQTEVKEVKMRYKIDKHDYDVRIGQATRFLKSGDKVKCTVIFRGREIQHSNLAETLLLKMASDLEEQSEVQQKPKREGRNMIMFLSPRKTPLIKKDDD; this comes from the coding sequence ATGCCCCCACGCCCACGCTTTGACCGCCGAGCTCCCGTTAGAGAGCTACCAAATATAAATGAAAGAATAAAATACCCTCAATTGAGAGTCGTTGATTCAGATGGGAAACAATTAGGTGTCATAGATAGGTTAAAAGCGTTAGAAATAGCATCTCAAAGAGAACTTGATTTAGTTTTGGTGAGCGAAAAAGCAAACCCTCCTGTTTGTAGGATAATGGACTACGGTAAATATAAATTTGAACAAGAAAAGAAAGCTAAAGAAGCTAGGAAAAAATCTCATCAAACAGAAGTTAAAGAAGTAAAAATGAGGTACAAAATTGACAAGCATGATTATGATGTCCGCATAGGTCAAGCGACTAGATTTTTAAAATCGGGAGACAAAGTAAAATGTACTGTGATTTTTAGGGGTAGAGAAATTCAACACTCAAATTTAGCTGAAACACTTCTTTTGAAAATGGCTAGTGATTTAGAAGAGCAATCAGAAGTTCAACAAAAACCAAAAAGAGAAGGAAGAAACATGATTATGTTTTTAAGCCCTCGAAAAACTCCTCTAATTAAAAAAGATGATGATTGA
- a CDS encoding RpoD/SigA family RNA polymerase sigma factor: MSSETISENKLASIASLKASNDVDLVRSYLRDIGRVPLLSHEQEITLGRQVQEYMQVERAELEIIELTGEKPSFDELSSKLNLSTSLIKKRLRAGQRAKERMVAANLRLVVSVAKKYTKRNMELLDLIQEGTIGLVRGVEKFDPARGYKFSTYAYWWIRQGITRAIAEKSRAIRLPIHITEMLNKLKKGQRELSQEMSRTPTVSELANYVELPEDDVKDLMCKAGQPVSLETKVGDGEDTVLLDLLAGGEDLPDEQIEMDCMRGDLHSLLHQLPDLQCRVLRMRYGMDGDEPMSLTGIGRVLGISRDRVRNLERDGLRGLRRLSDNVEAYFVS; encoded by the coding sequence ATGTCTTCCGAAACAATAAGTGAAAATAAACTAGCGTCAATCGCAAGTCTCAAAGCTAGTAATGATGTCGATCTAGTTCGATCATATTTGAGAGATATAGGAAGAGTTCCATTACTATCCCATGAGCAAGAAATTACTTTAGGTCGCCAAGTTCAAGAATACATGCAAGTTGAAAGAGCAGAATTGGAAATTATTGAATTAACAGGAGAAAAGCCTAGTTTTGATGAATTATCGAGCAAATTAAACTTATCTACTTCCTTAATTAAAAAAAGATTGAGAGCTGGACAGAGAGCTAAAGAAAGGATGGTTGCAGCAAATTTAAGATTGGTAGTAAGCGTGGCAAAAAAATATACAAAAAGAAACATGGAACTTTTAGATTTAATTCAAGAGGGAACTATTGGACTAGTAAGGGGAGTTGAAAAATTTGATCCAGCCAGAGGATATAAGTTTTCAACATATGCATACTGGTGGATTAGACAAGGTATTACAAGAGCAATAGCCGAAAAAAGCCGGGCGATAAGGCTACCAATTCACATAACTGAAATGTTGAATAAGTTAAAAAAAGGTCAAAGAGAGCTCAGTCAAGAAATGTCTAGAACTCCAACTGTCTCTGAACTTGCTAATTACGTAGAGCTTCCTGAAGATGATGTTAAAGATTTGATGTGCAAAGCTGGGCAGCCAGTTAGTCTTGAAACTAAAGTTGGCGATGGCGAAGATACTGTTTTACTAGATTTACTGGCAGGGGGCGAAGACTTGCCAGATGAACAAATAGAGATGGATTGTATGAGAGGTGATCTGCATTCTCTTTTACATCAATTACCTGATCTGCAATGTAGAGTATTAAGAATGAGATATGGAATGGATGGTGATGAGCCAATGTCTCTTACAGGTATAGGAAGGGTATTAGGTATAAGTAGAGATCGGGTGAGAAATCTAGAAAGAGATGGGCTTAGAGGTTTAAGAAGACTCAGTGACAACGTTGAAGCTTACTTTGTTTCTTGA
- a CDS encoding CrcB family protein produces MKINNFIYILLTAYLATFLRLTINNNFLISIIGSFLVGFLISKRLSNSIEKILLSGFFSCFTSFSGFIYFLYKILDQGEWIKFIIFFNLIIIVNLFTMLFGFLISRKIT; encoded by the coding sequence GTGAAAATAAATAATTTTATTTATATTCTATTAACTGCTTACCTAGCTACTTTTTTAAGATTAACTATAAATAATAACTTTTTAATTTCAATCATTGGATCATTTTTAGTTGGTTTTTTAATCAGTAAAAGATTAAGTAATTCAATTGAAAAAATTTTATTAAGTGGTTTTTTTTCTTGCTTTACATCCTTTAGTGGATTTATATATTTTTTGTACAAAATTTTAGATCAAGGTGAGTGGATAAAATTTATAATTTTTTTTAATTTAATCATAATCGTAAATTTATTCACAATGCTTTTTGGGTTCTTGATAAGTAGAAAAATTACTTAG
- a CDS encoding fluoride efflux transporter FluC has protein sequence MDFSSTFILLFGSTFGLILRIFIQNNFKKSICFDIQNTSIVNFLSSFFLGILVALNFINNEILVLFYSGFLGCFSTFSSFIYQLFILFKKRKFLRLFFHYIEVIILSFLFFYLGYFLINFF, from the coding sequence TTGGATTTTAGTTCAACATTTATACTTCTATTTGGCAGTACTTTTGGATTGATACTAAGAATATTTATACAAAACAATTTTAAAAAAAGTATATGTTTTGATATTCAAAATACTTCAATAGTAAATTTTTTATCATCTTTTTTTTTAGGCATTTTAGTAGCTTTAAATTTTATTAATAACGAAATATTAGTTTTATTTTATAGCGGTTTTTTAGGATGTTTTAGCACATTTTCCTCCTTTATATATCAACTATTTATTTTATTTAAAAAGAGAAAATTTCTAAGATTATTTTTTCACTATATTGAAGTGATAATTCTTTCTTTCCTTTTCTTTTATTTAGGTTATTTTCTTATTAATTTTTTTTAA
- the mgtE gene encoding magnesium transporter, producing MNENNLETVTSLSSDLSSRENITFQLEELLIAGNYDEAKLLLEPSQPVDIADAIGSLPQILQALAFRLLKKNEAIEVYEYLDPVVQQTLLERLRSGEVLEIVERMSPDDRVQLFDELPAKVVRKFLSALSPGERKVTAELLGYEPETAGRLMTTEFIDLKEMQTAAEALSLVRKRAPFTETIYSLYVTDKERHLTGILSLRDLVTADPSKPIGDVMTRDVVNISTNTNQEEVARAIQRYDFLALPVVDKEKRLVGIVTVDDLIDVIEQEATRDIYAAGAVQSGDEDDYFQSSLLTIARRRILWLLILVLANGLTTKVIAMNDQILKEIVLLAAFIPLLIGTGGNVGAQSSTVVIRGLSTQKLKSLGAIKAVLKEAITGALLGVFMMLVVFPFAWWQGEGPLIASAVGISLISITTLAATAGAILPLLFDRMKLDPALMSSPFITTVTDIAGVFIYLSTAKWLLSSSLG from the coding sequence ATGAATGAAAATAATCTTGAAACAGTTACATCCCTATCTTCAGATTTAAGTTCGAGAGAAAATATTACTTTTCAACTTGAGGAATTGCTTATTGCTGGAAATTATGATGAGGCAAAGTTACTGTTAGAGCCATCCCAACCTGTTGATATTGCAGATGCTATTGGAAGCCTTCCACAAATATTGCAGGCTTTGGCATTTCGATTATTGAAGAAAAATGAAGCAATTGAGGTTTATGAATATTTAGATCCAGTAGTTCAGCAAACTTTATTGGAAAGACTTCGTTCAGGAGAAGTTTTAGAAATTGTTGAAAGAATGTCTCCTGATGATAGAGTTCAACTCTTTGATGAATTACCTGCAAAAGTAGTAAGAAAATTTTTATCTGCTCTTAGTCCTGGAGAAAGGAAGGTGACAGCTGAATTACTTGGATATGAGCCTGAAACTGCTGGAAGATTAATGACAACTGAATTTATTGATCTTAAAGAGATGCAAACAGCAGCTGAGGCCCTATCTTTAGTTAGAAAAAGAGCCCCATTTACTGAAACCATCTATAGTTTATATGTTACGGATAAAGAAAGACATTTAACTGGTATTCTCTCTTTAAGAGACCTTGTAACCGCTGATCCTTCAAAGCCAATTGGAGACGTTATGACAAGAGATGTAGTTAATATCTCTACTAATACGAATCAAGAAGAGGTTGCTAGAGCAATACAAAGATATGATTTTTTAGCTCTCCCAGTTGTTGATAAGGAAAAAAGACTTGTTGGGATAGTAACCGTCGATGATTTAATTGATGTTATAGAACAAGAAGCAACAAGAGACATTTATGCTGCGGGGGCAGTACAATCTGGCGATGAAGATGATTATTTCCAAAGTAGTTTGTTAACGATTGCTCGAAGAAGAATTTTATGGTTATTAATTTTGGTTTTAGCAAATGGATTAACGACCAAAGTTATAGCTATGAATGATCAAATATTAAAAGAAATTGTTTTATTAGCTGCATTTATTCCACTTCTTATAGGTACTGGGGGGAATGTTGGTGCTCAAAGTTCAACGGTTGTCATTCGAGGTTTAAGTACTCAGAAATTGAAGTCTCTCGGTGCGATTAAGGCAGTACTTAAGGAGGCAATAACAGGTGCTCTTTTAGGCGTTTTCATGATGCTTGTAGTTTTCCCCTTTGCTTGGTGGCAAGGAGAAGGGCCTTTAATAGCATCTGCGGTGGGAATAAGTTTAATATCCATAACAACCTTAGCTGCTACAGCAGGAGCTATCCTCCCTTTGTTGTTTGACAGAATGAAATTGGATCCAGCCTTAATGTCCTCCCCTTTCATCACAACCGTTACTGATATTGCTGGTGTATTTATTTATCTCAGTACAGCAAAATGGCTATTAAGCTCTTCATTAGGCTAA
- the cysE gene encoding serine O-acetyltransferase, with protein sequence MVLKTFKSDIEIIRERDPAARGMIEIFLCYPGFQSIVIHRFTHKLWQLKIPLIPRLLSHLNRLATGIEIHPGAKIGKRVFIDHGMGVVIGETAEIGNNCLLYQGVTLGGTGKSHGKRHPTLMENVVVGAGAKVLGSITVGSNTRIGAGSVVVRNVEGNSTVVGVPGRVVHQSGVKVNPLAHSALPDAEANVIKNLMDRIDSLENEILKLQKTLQCIASSESIDISKLGDSQNLKDKEILEFLGDD encoded by the coding sequence ATGGTATTGAAAACTTTTAAATCAGATATAGAAATTATCAGAGAGAGAGATCCCGCCGCAAGAGGAATGATAGAGATATTTCTTTGCTACCCGGGCTTTCAATCTATAGTTATACATAGGTTTACGCATAAATTATGGCAATTAAAGATTCCTTTGATTCCCCGCTTACTCAGTCATCTTAATAGGCTAGCAACAGGTATCGAAATCCATCCTGGGGCAAAAATTGGTAAAAGAGTTTTCATAGACCATGGGATGGGAGTTGTTATTGGTGAAACAGCTGAGATAGGAAATAACTGTTTGCTTTATCAAGGAGTGACATTAGGAGGCACTGGTAAAAGCCATGGCAAAAGACACCCAACCTTAATGGAAAATGTTGTAGTCGGAGCAGGTGCAAAAGTTCTTGGATCCATCACAGTAGGATCTAATACCCGTATTGGCGCTGGCTCAGTAGTTGTTCGGAATGTAGAGGGTAACAGTACTGTAGTTGGGGTTCCAGGCAGGGTTGTGCATCAAAGTGGTGTCAAAGTAAATCCTTTAGCTCACTCTGCATTACCAGATGCAGAAGCTAATGTGATAAAAAACTTAATGGATAGGATAGACTCTCTTGAAAATGAAATTCTTAAATTACAAAAAACTCTACAATGTATAGCCAGTTCAGAATCTATTGATATTTCTAAACTCGGTGATTCTCAAAATCTTAAAGACAAAGAAATTTTAGAATTTCTTGGAGATGATTAA